From a single Streptomyces sp. NBC_00377 genomic region:
- a CDS encoding MIP/aquaporin family protein, giving the protein MTPAEAAPTAESARPATAPVSVAPAPGATPPRNPLVARAAAELIGTALLVAVVVGSGIQATELTKDVGLQLLANSTATVFGLGILILLLGPVSGAHFNPVVTLAEWWTARRGGAGVTLREAAVYVPAQIVGAIAGAILADAMFGKPLVEWSTHDRSAGHLLLGEVVATAGLILLIFGLARTDQLRYAPVAVASYIGAAYWFTSSTSFANPAVSIGRAFTDTFAGIAPGSLLGFIGMQIVGGVVGLALVALIFRGRSAE; this is encoded by the coding sequence ATGACCCCCGCCGAAGCCGCCCCGACCGCGGAGTCCGCGAGACCCGCCACTGCACCCGTCTCCGTCGCACCCGCGCCCGGCGCCACCCCGCCCCGTAACCCCCTGGTCGCCCGGGCCGCCGCCGAACTCATCGGCACGGCACTGCTGGTGGCGGTCGTGGTCGGCTCTGGCATCCAGGCCACCGAACTGACCAAGGACGTCGGCCTGCAACTGCTGGCCAACTCCACGGCCACCGTCTTCGGCCTCGGCATCCTCATCCTCCTGCTCGGCCCGGTCTCCGGCGCGCACTTCAACCCGGTCGTCACCCTCGCCGAGTGGTGGACCGCCCGCCGCGGCGGCGCCGGCGTCACCCTGCGTGAGGCCGCGGTGTATGTACCCGCGCAGATCGTCGGCGCGATCGCGGGCGCCATCCTGGCGGACGCGATGTTCGGCAAGCCGCTGGTGGAGTGGTCCACGCACGACCGGTCGGCGGGACACCTGCTGCTGGGCGAGGTCGTCGCCACGGCCGGCCTGATCCTGCTGATCTTCGGCCTGGCCCGCACCGACCAGCTGCGGTATGCGCCCGTGGCCGTCGCCTCCTACATCGGCGCCGCCTACTGGTTCACCTCGTCGACGTCCTTCGCCAACCCGGCGGTGTCCATCGGCCGCGCCTTCACCGACACCTTCGCGGGCATCGCGCCGGGTTCGCTCCTGGGCTTCATCGGGATGCAAATCGTGGGTGGTGTGGTCGGGCTGGCGCTGGTGGCCCTCATCTTCCGCGGACGATCGGCCGAATGA
- a CDS encoding ArsR/SmtB family transcription factor, with protein MSNTKVLPLLEPEASEAVAPCCPPLTERPFSAEEAETAARMFKALGDPVRLRLFSAVASHEGGEACVCDISDVGVSQPTVSHHLKKLKEAGLLTSERRGTWVYYRVEPSVLAAMGKLLTAAPATV; from the coding sequence ATGTCGAATACGAAGGTGCTGCCCCTGCTCGAGCCCGAGGCGTCCGAGGCCGTGGCCCCCTGCTGCCCACCGCTGACCGAGCGCCCGTTCAGCGCCGAGGAGGCCGAGACGGCCGCGCGGATGTTCAAGGCACTCGGCGATCCGGTACGGCTGCGCCTGTTCTCCGCGGTCGCCTCGCACGAAGGCGGCGAGGCGTGCGTCTGCGACATCTCCGACGTCGGCGTCTCGCAGCCGACCGTGTCCCACCACTTGAAGAAGCTCAAGGAGGCCGGCCTGCTCACCTCCGAGCGGCGCGGGACCTGGGTGTACTACCGCGTGGAGCCGTCGGTGCTGGCGGCCATGGGCAAGCTGCTGACCGCCGCGCCGGCCACCGTCTGA
- a CDS encoding MFS transporter: MTTTPDSDRSPIPEQERWLTPGVRGIGAASFLADVGHEIPTALLPSLLTSTLGAPAAALGAIEGVSDALAGAARFGGGVLADDPARRRKVAVGGYATTAVLGAATAGATAVWQVGVLRAAAWTARGLRVPARNALLADIVPAKAYGRAYGFERMMDNLGAIFGPLLALGLVAWLGVQWAIGLSVIPGVLAAVAIVYAIRHTPKPTSRDKVPLKIRVRPLLRGELGRLMAAVAAFEAGNVAATLLILRASDLLAPGHGTQSATTLALGLYTAYNVAATLASVPAGRLADRLGVRGPVLVLAGGVAAFALSYGLFAVSGAGLMVLAIPFLLAGVGIGAVETAQHSAVAALAPTDLRGSAFGLLATVQSLGNLAASTVAGVLWTAFSPAVAFAYLTAWMVLALAGLRFTAARRAA; encoded by the coding sequence ATGACGACGACGCCCGACTCCGACCGCTCTCCGATACCTGAACAGGAGCGATGGCTGACGCCAGGAGTACGGGGGATCGGTGCCGCGAGCTTCCTGGCCGATGTCGGCCACGAGATCCCAACAGCCCTGCTTCCATCGCTGCTGACTTCCACGCTCGGCGCACCGGCAGCCGCACTCGGCGCGATCGAGGGCGTCTCGGACGCGCTCGCCGGAGCCGCCCGCTTCGGCGGCGGTGTCCTGGCTGATGACCCGGCCCGGCGCCGCAAGGTCGCCGTCGGCGGCTACGCCACCACCGCCGTCCTCGGCGCCGCCACGGCCGGCGCCACAGCGGTGTGGCAGGTCGGCGTGCTGCGGGCCGCCGCCTGGACCGCCCGCGGGCTGCGGGTCCCGGCCCGCAACGCGCTGCTGGCGGACATCGTCCCGGCCAAGGCGTACGGGCGGGCGTACGGCTTCGAGCGGATGATGGACAACCTCGGTGCCATCTTCGGCCCGCTCCTCGCGCTCGGGCTGGTCGCCTGGCTCGGCGTGCAGTGGGCGATCGGACTGTCGGTGATCCCTGGCGTGCTGGCAGCCGTCGCGATCGTCTACGCGATCCGTCACACCCCGAAGCCGACCAGCCGTGACAAGGTGCCGTTGAAGATCCGCGTACGTCCGTTGCTGCGCGGCGAGTTGGGGCGGCTGATGGCTGCGGTCGCCGCCTTCGAGGCGGGCAACGTCGCCGCGACCCTGCTGATCCTGCGCGCGAGCGACCTGCTCGCCCCCGGACACGGTACGCAGAGTGCGACGACCCTCGCGCTCGGCCTCTACACCGCCTACAACGTCGCCGCGACCCTCGCGTCCGTCCCGGCGGGACGCCTGGCCGACCGGCTCGGCGTGCGCGGCCCGGTGCTCGTCCTGGCGGGCGGCGTCGCGGCGTTCGCCCTCTCCTACGGCCTGTTCGCGGTCAGCGGCGCGGGCCTGATGGTCCTGGCGATCCCGTTCCTGCTCGCCGGGGTCGGCATCGGCGCGGTGGAAACGGCTCAGCACTCGGCCGTCGCCGCGCTGGCCCCGACCGACCTGCGCGGTTCTGCGTTCGGGCTGCTGGCCACTGTGCAGTCCCTGGGGAACCTCGCGGCTTCGACCGTGGCCGGCGTTCTGTGGACCGCGTTCTCCCCGGCGGTCGCCTTCGCCTACCTCACGGCGTGGATGGTTCTCGCCCTGGCGGGGCTGCGGTTTACCGCCGCCCGGCGTGCCGCCTGA
- a CDS encoding ArsR/SmtB family transcription factor, with protein MMTSVDTDLIRVLADPLRLQIVTLLAKETLCTTHLVEETGARQTNLSNHLKVLREAGVVETEPCGRYIYYRLKPDVIALLAGQFADLAESARTAAENKRACP; from the coding sequence ATGATGACGTCAGTCGACACTGACCTGATCCGGGTGCTGGCCGACCCGCTCAGGCTCCAGATCGTGACCCTGCTCGCCAAAGAGACGCTGTGCACCACCCACCTCGTGGAGGAGACCGGTGCCCGCCAGACCAACCTCTCCAACCACCTGAAGGTGCTGCGCGAAGCGGGGGTCGTGGAGACGGAGCCGTGCGGCCGGTACATCTACTACCGGCTCAAGCCCGACGTCATCGCCTTGCTCGCCGGCCAGTTCGCCGACCTGGCCGAGTCCGCTCGCACCGCCGCCGAGAACAAGAGGGCCTGCCCATGA
- a CDS encoding ArsO family NAD(P)H-dependent flavin-containing monooxygenase has translation MSRRTQVVVVGGGQAGLAVGYHLRRLGLDFVILDAQAEPGGAWQYTWDSLHLFSPAAYSSLPGWFMPPQVGEEHPDADHVVTYLRDYEKRYELPVERPVRVQGVHRDGELLRVETDSGTWRAGAAISATGTWWRPFLPAVPGRGDFDGRQLHTVEYRNPQDFAGRRVLVIGGGNSGAQIAADLAYDTELTWVTQRPPRYLADDIDGRALFDAATARRRVLDEGRTDTGGVASLGDIVAVPPVRAARDRGLLKATPMFTRLVPGGVEWADGTRAAADAIIWCTGFRPALSHLAPLQLRGRRGHIATDGTRAVDEPRLHLLGYGDWTGPASATLIGVGRPARDAAREISALLAAGTT, from the coding sequence ATGAGCCGCAGGACGCAGGTGGTGGTCGTCGGCGGCGGGCAGGCGGGGCTCGCGGTCGGCTACCACCTGCGCCGCCTCGGCCTCGACTTCGTCATCCTCGACGCTCAGGCCGAGCCCGGAGGAGCCTGGCAGTACACCTGGGACTCGCTGCACCTGTTCTCCCCTGCCGCCTACTCCTCGCTGCCCGGGTGGTTCATGCCACCCCAGGTCGGTGAGGAGCACCCGGACGCCGACCACGTCGTGACCTACTTGCGCGACTACGAGAAGCGGTACGAACTGCCGGTCGAGCGGCCGGTGCGCGTACAGGGCGTGCACCGGGACGGTGAACTCCTGCGGGTGGAGACCGACTCGGGCACCTGGCGCGCCGGAGCCGCGATCAGCGCGACGGGCACGTGGTGGCGGCCCTTCCTCCCTGCCGTCCCAGGCCGTGGGGACTTCGACGGTCGTCAGCTGCACACGGTCGAGTACCGCAACCCACAGGACTTCGCGGGCCGCCGCGTGCTCGTCATCGGTGGAGGCAACTCCGGCGCACAGATCGCCGCCGACCTCGCCTACGACACCGAGCTGACCTGGGTAACCCAGCGCCCGCCCCGCTACCTGGCCGACGACATCGACGGCCGCGCCCTCTTCGACGCGGCCACCGCCCGCCGCCGCGTACTCGACGAAGGCCGCACCGACACCGGAGGCGTCGCCTCCCTCGGAGACATCGTCGCCGTCCCGCCCGTCCGCGCAGCCCGCGACCGTGGCCTGCTCAAGGCCACCCCGATGTTCACCCGCCTCGTCCCCGGCGGAGTCGAATGGGCGGACGGCACCCGTGCCGCGGCCGACGCCATCATCTGGTGCACCGGCTTCCGCCCCGCCCTCTCTCACCTCGCCCCGCTCCAACTCCGTGGCCGGCGTGGCCACATCGCCACCGACGGCACTCGTGCGGTGGACGAGCCGCGCCTGCACCTGCTCGGCTACGGCGACTGGACCGGCCCCGCCTCCGCCACACTCATCGGCGTCGGCCGCCCGGCACGCGATGCTGCCCGCGAGATCAGTGCGCTGCTTGCGGCGGGAACGACGTGA
- a CDS encoding flavin-containing monooxygenase, which translates to MEHVDVAVIGGGQSGLAAAHALRQWGIEPVVLEASGRAAGSWPRHYDSLTLFSPARYSSLPGMPFPGADPARYPHRDEVAAYLTTYAARLDADIRTGRRVTAVRRIGEGFDVELASGGGLAVRAVVAASGTFGRPYLPALPGLKGFTGTVLHAGDYRSPDRFAGQRIVVVGAGNSAVQIAAELATVARVTMASRAPVKFAPQHIRGRDLHFWLKRTGLDIAPLGRLVRTPPTQLVIDDGRYRAALTGSAPDRRQLFTGIDGAKVIWADGSREEVDTVLLGTGYRPDLPYLAGLDGALDAAGHPRHRDGTSLTHPALAFVGLEWQRSLASNSLRGVGRDAERVARRLARHLSQS; encoded by the coding sequence ATGGAACACGTCGACGTGGCCGTGATCGGCGGCGGACAGTCCGGGCTGGCTGCCGCGCACGCGCTACGGCAGTGGGGCATCGAGCCCGTGGTGCTGGAGGCGTCCGGCCGGGCGGCGGGGTCGTGGCCGCGCCACTACGACAGCCTCACCCTCTTCTCGCCCGCCCGGTACAGCTCACTGCCCGGGATGCCGTTCCCCGGCGCCGACCCGGCCCGCTACCCGCACCGGGACGAGGTCGCCGCCTACCTCACCACGTACGCCGCCCGGCTGGACGCCGACATCCGCACCGGCCGGCGCGTCACCGCCGTCCGCCGGATCGGCGAGGGGTTCGACGTGGAGCTGGCGAGCGGCGGAGGGTTGGCGGTACGCGCCGTCGTCGCGGCATCGGGGACCTTCGGACGTCCGTACCTTCCGGCATTGCCGGGCCTGAAAGGCTTCACCGGCACAGTGCTGCACGCTGGCGACTACCGCAGCCCGGACCGGTTCGCCGGGCAGCGGATCGTCGTGGTGGGTGCGGGCAACTCGGCCGTGCAGATCGCCGCCGAGCTTGCCACGGTTGCCCGCGTGACGATGGCCAGCCGCGCACCGGTGAAGTTCGCACCTCAGCACATCAGGGGCCGAGACCTACACTTCTGGTTGAAGCGGACCGGGCTGGACATCGCCCCACTCGGACGGCTCGTGCGCACCCCGCCGACCCAGCTCGTCATCGACGACGGCCGCTACCGTGCCGCCCTCACCGGGTCGGCGCCGGACCGGCGGCAGCTGTTCACCGGCATCGACGGCGCGAAGGTCATCTGGGCGGACGGGAGCCGGGAGGAGGTCGACACGGTCCTCCTCGGCACCGGCTACCGACCCGACCTGCCCTACCTGGCCGGCCTCGATGGCGCCCTCGATGCGGCGGGACATCCCCGGCACCGCGACGGCACCTCACTCACCCACCCCGCCCTGGCGTTCGTCGGGCTGGAATGGCAGCGCAGCCTGGCATCCAACTCCCTGCGTGGGGTAGGCCGGGACGCCGAGCGCGTCGCACGGCGGCTGGCGCGCCACCTCTCCCAGAGCTGA